One region of Flavobacterium pisciphilum genomic DNA includes:
- a CDS encoding penicillin-binding protein 1A, giving the protein MAAKKNNPTKTDKDINYYKKAFWKIFGYGLLGVITFFLFASWGIFGSMPSFEDLENPDSNLATEIISSDGVVIGKYFQTNRSQLKYSDLPKSLVEALVATEDERFYEHSGIDGRGTLRAIASLGTSGGASTLTQQLAKQLFHGEGSKFLPFRIVQKVKEWIIAIRLERQYTKNEIIAMYCNVYDFGNYSVGVSSAAQTYFSKEPKDLTMDESAILVGMFKNSGLYNPVRNPQGVKNRRNVVLSQMEKAGMITNDQKNKLQALPISLKFKLESHREGTATYFREYLRDYMKKWVAENKKPDGSDYNIYKDGLKIYTTIDSRMQLHAEEAVSAHMKNLQEEFFQQSKTNKNAPFVNISEAETQRIINQAIKSSYRWSVMKAADKSDEEIIKSFSEKTKMTVFTWKGERDTIMTPLDSIRYYKHFLQAGLMAMEPQTGSIKAWVGGINYKYFQYDHVGQGARQVGSTFKPFVYAAAIEQLNMSPCDSILDGPFMIHKGRHHVTADWEPRNSDNRYRGMVTLKQGLANSINTVSAKLIDRVGPEAVVDLAHKLGVKSQIPIQPSIALGAVEITVEDMVAAYSTFANQGVYVKPQFLNRIENKSGEVIYEPIPESHDVLNKDIAFAVIKLLQGVTESGSGSRLRTEGGGSGDKRWTGYPYMFRNPIAGKTGTTQNQSDGWFMGMVPNLVTGVWVGCEDRSARFKSITYGQGATAALPVWGYFMKLCYADPSLQVSKSEFERPANLSIKVDCYSAPKVKDTTDTEQNTDEFEL; this is encoded by the coding sequence ATGGCTGCTAAAAAAAACAATCCAACAAAAACTGATAAAGACATAAATTATTACAAAAAGGCCTTTTGGAAAATTTTTGGCTACGGTTTATTAGGTGTTATTACCTTTTTCCTATTTGCTTCATGGGGAATTTTTGGTTCTATGCCTTCATTTGAAGACTTAGAAAATCCAGATTCAAATTTGGCTACTGAAATCATCTCCTCAGATGGAGTTGTTATTGGTAAATATTTCCAAACAAACAGATCACAATTAAAATATTCTGACTTACCTAAAAGCTTAGTCGAAGCACTTGTAGCAACTGAAGATGAGCGTTTTTACGAACATTCAGGTATTGATGGTCGTGGAACATTAAGAGCCATTGCTAGTTTAGGAACTAGTGGAGGTGCAAGTACACTTACCCAGCAATTAGCGAAACAATTGTTTCATGGAGAAGGATCTAAATTTTTGCCTTTTAGAATTGTACAAAAGGTAAAAGAATGGATTATTGCTATTCGTCTAGAAAGACAATATACTAAAAATGAAATCATTGCAATGTATTGCAACGTATATGATTTTGGTAATTACTCTGTTGGGGTAAGTTCTGCAGCGCAAACCTATTTCTCTAAAGAACCGAAAGATTTAACTATGGACGAATCGGCAATATTAGTTGGTATGTTCAAAAACTCAGGTTTATATAATCCAGTAAGAAACCCACAAGGGGTTAAAAATCGTCGTAACGTTGTACTTAGCCAAATGGAAAAAGCAGGTATGATTACTAACGATCAGAAAAATAAATTGCAAGCACTTCCTATCTCATTGAAATTCAAATTAGAAAGCCACCGTGAAGGAACTGCAACTTACTTTAGAGAGTACTTACGTGACTACATGAAAAAATGGGTAGCTGAAAACAAAAAACCAGATGGTTCTGACTACAACATTTATAAAGATGGTCTAAAAATATACACTACTATCGATTCTAGAATGCAATTACACGCTGAAGAAGCTGTTTCTGCACACATGAAAAACCTGCAAGAAGAGTTTTTCCAACAATCAAAAACAAACAAAAATGCTCCTTTCGTTAATATTTCTGAAGCTGAAACGCAACGAATTATAAACCAAGCGATAAAATCTTCATACCGTTGGTCAGTAATGAAAGCTGCTGATAAGAGCGATGAAGAAATCATAAAATCATTTAGCGAAAAAACAAAAATGACTGTATTTACTTGGAAAGGTGAACGAGATACAATCATGACTCCTCTAGATTCTATACGTTATTACAAGCACTTTTTACAAGCTGGTTTAATGGCAATGGAACCACAAACGGGTAGCATCAAAGCTTGGGTTGGTGGAATCAATTACAAATATTTCCAATACGATCACGTAGGTCAAGGAGCTAGACAAGTAGGTTCTACATTCAAACCGTTTGTTTACGCTGCTGCAATTGAACAACTAAACATGTCTCCTTGTGATTCTATTCTTGATGGACCATTCATGATTCACAAAGGGCGTCATCATGTTACAGCTGATTGGGAACCAAGAAACTCTGACAACAGATACCGCGGAATGGTAACTTTAAAACAAGGTTTAGCAAACTCTATCAATACTGTGTCAGCAAAATTAATTGACCGTGTTGGACCAGAAGCAGTAGTTGATTTGGCTCATAAATTAGGAGTAAAATCTCAAATTCCAATACAACCTTCAATCGCATTAGGTGCAGTTGAAATCACTGTCGAAGACATGGTTGCAGCTTACAGTACATTTGCAAACCAAGGGGTTTATGTAAAACCACAGTTCCTAAACCGAATTGAAAATAAAAGTGGTGAGGTGATCTACGAGCCAATCCCAGAATCTCACGATGTACTAAATAAAGACATTGCTTTTGCAGTAATTAAACTTCTTCAAGGTGTTACTGAGAGTGGTTCAGGTTCACGTTTGCGTACTGAAGGTGGTGGTAGCGGAGACAAACGCTGGACAGGATATCCATATATGTTCCGTAACCCAATTGCTGGTAAAACAGGAACAACACAAAACCAGTCTGATGGTTGGTTTATGGGTATGGTTCCAAACTTAGTAACGGGTGTTTGGGTAGGTTGCGAAGACCGTTCGGCACGTTTCAAGAGCATTACCTACGGACAAGGAGCAACAGCAGCCTTACCAGTTTGGGGGTACTTTATGAAACTTTGTTATGCCGATCCTTCGTTACAAGTATCTAAATCTGAATTTGAAAGACCTGCTAATCTTTCAATAAAAGTAGATTGCTACTCAGCTCCAAAAGTTAAAGACACCACAGACACTGAGCAAAACACAGACGAATTCGAACTGTAG